The sequence below is a genomic window from Sphingomonas crusticola.
CGGCGGCGGCTTTGGCAGCGCTGGCGCCGAGGTGGTCATCGAGGAGTTTATGGCGGGCGAAGAGGCGAGCTTCTTCGCGCTTACCGACGGCAAGACCATCGTGCCGTTCGGCTCGGCGCAGGACCACAAGCGCGTCGGCGGTGGCGATACCGGCCCCAATACCGGCGGCATGGGCGCCTACAGCCCGGCGTCGATCCTTACGCCCGAGCTCGAAGCGCAGGTGATGGAGCGGATCATCCGGCCGACGGTCGACACGATGGCCGCCGAGGGCAATCCTTATTCCGGCGTGCTCTACGCCGGCTTGATGCTGACTGCCGACGGGCCGAAGCTGATCGAATATAATTGCCGCTTCGGCGATCCCGAGACGCAGGTCTTGATGGCGCGCTTCGATGGCGATCTCGTGACCCTGCTCGCCGATGTGGCCGAAGGCCGCCTCGGGGAGATCACGCCGCCAGTGCTGGCCGATCGAGCCGCGCTGACGGTAGTGATCGCAGCCGATGGCTATCCCGGCACGCCGGCCAAAGGGGGCGTGATCGCAGGCATCGACAGGGCAGAGCACACTGGCGCGCGAGTGTTCCAGGCGGGGACCGCGCTCGCCGACGGCCAGCTGGTCGCGGCCGGCGGGCGCGTGCTCGCCGTCACAGCGACCGGGCGAACGGTCGCCGCCGCGCAGATCGCTGCCTATGCTGCGGTCGACGCGATCGACTTCCCGACCGGCTTTTGTCGTCGCGACATCGGGTGGCGGGAAGTGGAACGCGAAGCCGGCCGGGTTGCCTGAATCCCGCTTGCGAGGCTAGTACGCCTTCATCAATCCAAGGAGTATGAATGAGCACCACCACGATTATCGTCATTGCCGTGATCGTGGTGATCGCGTTGCTCTTCCTGTTCCTGATCTTCGGCCGCAAACAGCATGTCCGGCTGAGCGATGCGGCGGCGGTCGTCCGCGCGGCTCCGCTCGACCGCCCCGCCCCGCCGCCGCCATCCGCACCGCCGGCAGAAGGCCACGATGTCGGCACCGAGATTGCCGACGCGTTCGAGGACGTCGTGGATCAGTTCATGGGCATCAACTCCCACGCGACCGAACCCGCCCCGGGCCCGGGTGACACGCTCACCCAGCTCAAGGGTCTCGGTCCCAAGGCGGCCACGCTGCTGCATGAGCTGGGTGTGACCCGTTTCGAACAGATTGCGAGCTGGAATGATGCGGACATCGACGCGGTCGACGCGCGCATGGGCGCCTTCAAGGGCCGGATCCGTCGCGACCGCTGGGTGGAACAAGCCAAATTGCTGGCGACGGGCGAGACCGAAATGTTCGAAGCAGAGTTCGGCAAACTCGGCAGCTGAGGTCGCCTTCCTCTTTCCTGTTAGCGGCCTGTTGAACGGGAAAAGCCCTGGCGGCGCGTGTGCTAACGGCCGATCTGCGACACGAGCAACTTGTCGATCTTGCGGCCGTCCATGTCGACCACCTCGAACCGCCAGCCGCCCTCCTCGAAGCTCTCGCCCACCGTCGGGAGATGCTTGAGCACCGACAGCACGAAGCCCGCCGCAGTCGCATAATCGCGATCCTCTGGCAGGTTGATGCACAGGCGCTCGGCCAGCGTGTCCGCCGGTAGGGAGCCCGAGGCCAACCAGCTGCCATCCTCGCGTTCCACCAAAGGCGGATCGGTATCGTCGTCCTGATCCGATACGAACGCGCCCGCGATCGCGGCGAGCAGGTCGGCGGGGGTCACCAGTCCGTCGAAATGGCCATATTCGTCATGGACGAACGCCATCGGCACATCCGCCTCGCGCAGCACCTCCAGCGCGTTCATCGCATCCATCTGGTCCGACACGACCGGTGCAGGCCGCATCAGCGCGAGCAGGTCAATCGGCTGTCCTGCCATAACCACCGCCAGCAATTCCTTCGCCTGGATCACACCAACCAGCTCCTCGACCGATCCGCGGCCGACCGGCATGCGGCTGTGCGGCAGCTGCGCCGGCAAGGGCTCGTCGTCGTCGAGGTCAATCCACTCGACCTCTGTGCGCGGCGTCATCACCTCGCGCACCGGGCGGTCGGCCAGACGCACCACACCCGAGATGATCGCGCGCTCATTCTCCTCGATCACGCCGGCGGTCGACGCTTCCGCCACGACCAGGTGCAGTTCCTCGGCGGTGACCTGACTGTCGCGCTTGCGGTGCAGGCCCATCAACCGGATCAGGAGCGCGCTGGAATGCTCCAGCAGCCACACGAACGGCGCGGCGGCGCGTGACAGCCACAGCATCGGCCGGCTTGCGAATACGGCGATCGGTTCAGGTGCGGTGAGCGCGATCTGCTTGGGTACCAGCTCGCCCACCACCAGGCTTAGATAAGTGGTCGCCACGATGACGAGGCCGAAGCCCCAATGCTCCGCCGCCTCATGGCCGAGCCCGAACGTTTCCAGCCGCTCCGCCACCGGCGAGCCGAGCGCCGCGCCCGAAAAGGCGCCCGAGATCACGGCGGTGAGCGTGATGCCGGTCTGGACGGTGGAGAGAAACTTGCCGGGGTCTGCCGCCAGATCGAGCGCGACCCGCGCGCCCTTGCGGCCGCGGCGCGCCATCGCTTCCAGCCGCGGCTTGCGCGACGAGACGATCGCAAGCTCCGACATCGCGAACGCGGCGTTCACGAGGATCAACGCGATCAGGATCGCAAGACTAAACCAGGGGAATGGGTGAAGCGGCATGGGCTGGACCGCGAGCATATCGCCTACCGGAGACGCGGGGGCAAGGTCCGGCACGTCATTCGGTCATCGCTTCCGCCGCAAGCGCCTCCGCTTCGATCAGCAGGGCGTCTTCGGTATTGTCCTGCGTGACGCGCTCGCGCCCGATCAGCACCAGCACGGGCACCGCCAGCGGCGAGACCTTTTCCAACTGCACATGCAGCATCGTCCCGGCGGCGCGATCGAGCAGGTCGGCGAGCCGGCCGACGTCGGTCATCTTGGCGCGGGCATCTTCCCACGCGGCGCGCATCAGCAGGTGATCGGGCTCATATTTGCGGAGCACGTCGTAGATGAGATCGGTCGAGAAGGTGACCTGGCGCCCGGTCTTGCGCTTGCCGGGATGCTGGCGCTCGACCAGGCCGCCGATCACCGCGACCTCACGGAAGGCGCGTTTGAGCAGGCTGGATTGCTGGACCCAGTCGACGAATTCGTCCTCGAGGATGTCGCGGTTGAATAGCGCTGCCGGGTCGGTGACCGGCTCGAGGCTGTAGGTGGCGATGGCGTAGTCGCTGGCGACGAAGCCGATCGGCTTCAATCCCGCCGTCTCCATCCGCCGCGTCACCAGCATGCCGAGCGACTGGTGCGCGTTCCAGCCTTCGAAGCTGTAGACGACCATGTAATGGCGTCCCTCACGCGGGAAGGTCTCGATCAGGAGCTGATCGGGCCGCGGCAGTGCGGAGCGGCGGCCCTGCATCTCCAGCCAGTCGCGGACGTCATCCGGGAAGCGCGGCCATTGCGAGGGGTCGGCGAAATAGCGGCGGACCCGATCGGCGAGGTTGGTCGAGATCGGCATACGCGCGCCGCCATAGGTGGGGATGCGGGCGGGCTTCTTGGTGGCGTGGACGAACAGATCCTCGCCGTCCTGGCGCTCGACCTCGACCGAGAGGCCCGCGAAGAAGAAGGTGTCGCCCGGGCGCAACGTGGCGGCGAAGCCCTCCTCGACCTTGCCGAGCGAGCGGCCATTCTTGAAGCGGACGTTGAGCATCGTCGCCTCGACGATGATGCCGGCATTGAGGCGATGCTGCTCGACGAAGCGCGGATGGCTCACCCGCCACATGCCGTCCGCATCCTTGGTCAGGCGGCGGAAGCGGTCGTAAGCCTTGAGCGCGTAGCCGCCGGTGGCGATGTAATCGAGCACGCGGCCGAACAGTTCGGGCGAGAGCGCGCTGTAGGGCAAGGCGTCGTTGATCTCGCTGAGTAGGTCCGCCTCCTGGAAGGGCGCGGCGCAGGCGCAGGCCATGACATGCTGCGCGAGCACGTCGAGCGAGCCGGAGCGGAAGACGTCATTGTCGAGCTCGCGGTCCTCGATCGCGTCGAGCGCGGCGCGGGCCTCGAGATATTCGAAGCGGTTGCCGGGGACGATCACCGCTTCGGACGGCTCCTCCAGTCGGTGATTGGCGCGGCCGATGCGCTGGGTGAGGCGCGAGGCGCCCTTGGGCGCACCCATCTGAATGACGAGATCGACATCGCCCCAGTCGACGCCGAGATCGAGGCTGGCGGTGGCGACCAAAGCGCGCAACCGCCCGGCCGCCATCGCCCCTTCGACCTTGCGCCGCGCCTCGATCGAGAGCGAGCCGTGGTGGATGCCGATCGGCAGCGTCATGGCGTTGACCGTCCACAGATCCTGGAAGATCAGCTCGGCGAGGCTGCGCGTGTTGCAGAAGATGATGGTGGTGCGGTGGGTCTCGATCTCCGCCATGACCTGCTGCGCGGCGTAGCGGCCCGAATGGCCCGACCAGGGGATGCGATCCTGGGGGATGAGGATGTGGAGGTTGGGCTCGGCGCCGGGATCGCCGTCGACCTGGGTGACCGCATCGATGTCGCCGCCCGGGGCGAGCCAGGCGCGATAGGCGTCGGGATCGGCGATGGTGGCCGATAGGGCCACGCGGCGCAGGCCGGGTGCCAGCGCCTGCAGGCGTGCCATGCACAGCGAGAGGAGGTCGCCGCGCTTGCCGTTGGCGAAGGCGTGGACCTCGTCGACGATGATGGTCGAGAGATTCTCGAACAGGGTGGCGCTGTCCTTGTGGCTGAGCAGCAGGCTCAAGGATTCCGGCGTGGTCAGCAGCATCTGCGGCGGCTTGACCCGCTGGCGCGCCTTGCGGTCGCTGGGCGTGTCGCCGGTGCGGGTCTCGACGCGGATGTCGAGGCCCATCTCGGCGATCGGGTCCATCAGGTTGCGCTGGACGTCGATCGCGAGCGCCTTCAGCGGCGAGACGTAGAGCGTGTGGAGGCCCGTGGTCGGCCGCTCGATCAGCTCGACGAGGCTCGGCAGGAAGCCGGCGAGCGTCTTGCCCGCGCCGGTGGGGGCGACGAGCAGGGCGTGGCGGCCGGCCGCGGCGGCGTCGAGCATCTCGAGCTGGTAGCGGCGCGGCGCCCAGCCGCGCGCGGCGAACCAGGCGGTGATCGGTGGGGGGAGGTTCACTGGGTTCAATATAGGATGGGCCGAGGCTGGCGGCACCCCCTATCCGAGTTTGCCGAAGCCCCCTCCACCATGCTTTGCATGGTACCCCTCCCCCGCCAATGCGGGGGAGGATTGGGAGGCTCAGCGATCCGTGGGATCGGGGTCGCTCGCCTGATCCTGGCGATCGGTGCGAGCGTAGAGATCCCGGGTCGCCTGCTCCGTGCGCGCTTCCTCGCGCGGCGTGCGCTGGCGGTTGCGCATGATCGCGTAGATCAGCACGATCAAGATCAGGACGCCGCCGATCGCGGCGACCAGGCCGAGACTGCCGCCGACTTCCGAGACCAAGCCACCCATCATCAATCTCCTGTTGTTCGTATCGACAACGCAACGGGCGGGATTGGTTTCCGGGCCCCGCGCAGGGCGCGCGCTGGAACCGATGGCGCGCCGGACCATATAGGAGGGGATGGCACGGCTGGGCTCCTGGATCGAACCGCACCCGCACGGGCTGTACGTGCCGGCGGCGGATGCGTGGATCGACCCGTCGACCCCGCAGGCGCGCGCGCTGGTGACGCACGGCCATGCCGACCATGCGCGCGGCGGGCATGGCGCGGTGCTGGCGACGCCCGAGACGCTGGCGATCATGGATTGCCGCTATGGGCCGCAGAACGGCCAGCCGGTCGCCTATGGCGAAAGCCTGAAGGTCGGCGACGTCGAGGTGAGCTTCGTGCCGGCGGGGCATGTGCTGGGATCGGCGCAGATCATCCTGGAGCATAAGGGCGAGCGCATCGTCGTCTCGGGCGATTACAAGCGCCGGCCGGACCCGACCTGCGCGCCGTTCGAGCCGGTGCCGTGCGACATCTTCATCACCGAGGCGACGTTCGGCCTGCCCGTCTTCCGCCACCCCGATACCGGATCGGAGATCGACCGGCTGCTGGAGGCGCTGCACGCCAATCCGGAGCGGTGCGTGCTGGTCGGCGCCTATGCGCTGGGCAAGGCGCAGCGCGTGATCATGGAGCTGCGCGGGCGCAATTATCACGAGCCGATCTACCTCCACGGCGCGCTGCAACGGCTGTGCGACCTGTATCAGGAATGGGGGGTGGAGCTCGGCCCGCTGCTGCCCGCGACGGGGCGCAAGGCGGCGGAGATGAAGGGGGCGATCGTGCTGGCGCCGCCGGGGGCGCTCAACGATCGCTGGTCGCGCCGCCTGCCCGACCCGATCACGGCGATGGCGAGCGGCTGGATGGGAGTGCGCCAGCGGGCGCGGCAGCGCAATGTCGAGCTGCCGCTGATCGTGTCCGACCATGCCGACTGGGATGAGCTGACCGCGACGATCCAGGAGATCGCGCCATCCGAGGTGTGGGTGACGCACGGCCGCGAGGAGGCTTTGGTCCATTGGTGCATGACCCGCCAGATCAAGGCGCGCGCGCTGGCGCTGGCGCATTATGAGGATGAGGACGATTGAGCGCGCAGAGCGATAGGCGGCGCGTCAGGACGCGGGAGGCTTTTGCCCCGCCTGGTTTATTCAGGTCGTCAGACGATGGCTGGCTGACGATGTTTCAAAGAGCCGAAAACGCGACGAAAATAAAAAAAACACCAGAAACGAACTTAATGATTTGCCGGGAGGCGCGTCATTTCCCGTTGGAACATATAGCGAACATTTGACGATATGTCAAGGTGGGGCCCCCTCCCCGTCATCCCAGCGCAGGCTGGGATCCATGGCGCCCGCCACGCACGCTGCCGATAGGGGTAGGGAGATGGATCCCAGCCTTCGCTGGGATGACGGGTTCGTGGTAGCGCTTCGCGGGTCGCCACTGGCGGGAACCGCGCCGCATCCGAAACGTCTCCGCCTGATGCCCAAGCGCCAGACCTTTATCGACCTGCCCGAAGCGGATTTCGACAATCTCGACGGCGCGAAAGTTGTCGTGTTCGGGGCGTCGGAGGGGTCGCCTTATGTGGCGGGGGAGCCGAGCCATTCGACCGACGGGCCGACGACCTTGCGCAAGGCCTCGGCGCAGTTCGGCAAGAGCCTGGGCCAATATGATTTCGATCTCGACGCGACGATGTTTCCGGACATCAAGAATGGCGACACGCGCGGCTGCGTGGATGCGGGCGACGTGCCGACCAATGCGTGGGATGCAGCGCAGAACCGCGCGCGGATCACGGCGGCGACGCGCAAGGTGCTGGACGCGGGCGCAGTGCCGATCTTGCTCGGCGGGGACGACAGCGTGCCGATCCCGATGCTGGCGGCGTATGACGGGCACGGGCCGCTGACGATCTTGCAGGTGGATGCGCATGTCGACTGGGCCGACGTGCTGCAGGGCAACCCCTATGGCTATGGATCGACCATGCGGCGCGCGGCGGAATATCCGTGGGTCGCGGACATGGTGCAGGTGGGCATCAGGGGGTTGGGATCGGGCGAGAGCTGGCAGCATGACGATGCCCGCGCGTGGGGATCGCAGCTCGTCAGCTCCTACAGGCTGCACGAGGCGGGCCCAGCGGCGGTGACCGACCTGATCGAACCGCGCGCGAAAGTGTTCATCTCCATCGACTGCGACGGGATCGATCCGGCGGTGCTGCCGGCGGTGAACATGCCGACGCCGGGCGGGCTGACCTATGAGGATATGATCCGCATCCTGCGCGGCGTGGCCGCCAAGGCGGACATCGTCGGGCTGGCGATGGTGGAATATGTGCCGGCGCGCGACGACCGGCATTTGCTGTCGGGGCTGGTGGCGGCGCGGATTGCGGCGGTGACGATGGGGTTGGTGCTTTAACGGGACTGCTTTTCGCAGCAAGACGTGAGAACCGCCGGCAATCAGGCCAGCGAGAAACCACAACGACCCGAGTATTGACCCATTCCCTCAGCGGTATAGTGCGAGGCTATCGAGAGCCGCGCGCAGCTGACGAAAATGTTCGCTTCCGCCGCTTTCCAGGCCCCAGCGTGCGCCATGTTGGACTTTCCGAGAGGCCACGCTGAACGATACGCCGTACGTATCTGCTAGTCGCTGAAGAACCGCTTCGAGCGCCTCCTGTTCTATCGGAGAGCCCACCTCGTTCCAAATTTTCGCCGCGGTCGCGCTCGGCAGCAGGAATTCGCCAGCGAAGGCGCGCGCGCGCGACTCAACTTTGGAGGGCATCCTGCTACGCAAAACCTCGACTGCACTGAGCGGATGACTGCGGTCGATGAGCAAATGACAAAGTTCATGTGCCAGCGTTACGCGCGCGCCCGGGTTTACACTTAGGTCCGAACTGTTCTTATCGCGCACACGGCCGCTGTTGCGATTGATAAAGGCACCAGGCCCAAATCTGCTGCCGGCGATTGCAAGTCCGTCAAACGTCCCCGGGCCGACAGCCTCAATACGCACCTCGATACCTAGGTAGTCAGCGCATCCGAAGATATCCACTGTCTCGCTTGGCCCGATATCGAGCTTTTCTCGCACGAAGTTCGCGAGTGCCTCGCCCTCAGCAAAAGGTTCGAGCCCTTTGAGCCCTCCGAGGTGATACATCGCCTCTGACGAGATGGCGTCAAGCTTTGGAGCCTCATGTCTCGAAAAGCCGCGCGCAACCTCGAGAATCTGGACAATTTGCTCTGTCGGAAGCGCTCCGGCGACACGTGCTGCGATGAGAAGCTCGTCATCGTCATTGGCGGCCTGGGCAAAACTCTTCGGAGCTTCGATGAGACCGTTGCTGATCAGCTCCGCGGCAACATTGGAATCGATACTCGCCGACCAAGCTACGAGCGAAACCTCGCTTGCAGTATCTCGCGCTTTCCAGACATCGACGATGGGTTGCCATTTGTCGCTGTTCACCGCGACAAGTTGTTCCGCGATCTTATCGCCTACTGCCGTCAACTCCCGCAGCACCGCCGCAAAGGGCAGACGCGTCAGGCTACGGCCCGTGTCGCAAAGCATCTCATCACCTTCGCGAACCAACCAGAGCGGCGGCAGATCAAACAATCCGCCAAAGGCCAATGCGAGGTTATGCGCCTCCTCGAAATGGTCGAGTTCTGTTGCCTCTTCGTCCACCTGTTCCTGCGGCGCGTTAGCCCAGTGATTTTCAGCACTAGTCACAAGCGAATTGGGCCGGGCAGGTGCCAGTGCAAAGGGATAGGTTTGACGCAGCAGGAGCGGTTTCCAGAATTCTGCGAGGTGAGCGAAAATATCGTCTATCGGCACCTCTACGGAACAATCGGCCTCGCCCGCGACTGGCCACACGGTTTCTCCGGCCGCGATCACGGACAGCGCGCAAAGCAGCGGCGTCCGGTCGGGATCTACCGGGGCAAGTTCAAGCCGAAAGATTGGATCTGTGCTCATTTTCCATGCGGCGTTATATATTTCGCGAGCCATTTGTCGAATGCCGCACGACACTGCTTCCTGTCTGCCATCTCGCCCAATTCGGCGATTAGTGCCTTTCCGAGTTTCCCCGCATAGGGAAAAGCGTGATAGGATTTTCCTGCGGTAGTCGTCTCAGCTCTATAGATCGCACCTGCGTGGACGACATGGAGCCTTCTAGGGTAACTCTGTTCTCTATCGCCATTGGCAGCGGGAAGCGCCTCGCCGAGCAGTTGCGTCTTTATTTCGTCAGGAACGGCCTTGGGACATTTACCGAGCGCATGTTTCGGCACACCATTCATAAACACGATCTCTGGCTCATCGGCCGTTCCGACGTGTTTGTACCGCTCAGAACCCTTCTCGTAAGCGCGCATCTGGGCTTTTGGAGACTCCTTATTCACCAAGCACGCTATCTCGCGTGCCGCGAACGGTTGCAACCCAGGCACATCTGGGCGGGCTGACCTATGACGATATGATCCGCATCCTGCGCGGCGTGCCTGCGCTTCAACCGCACGCAAAACGGTTGCGCTCATAAATGCTTAATGGGTTTTGACAGCTGCCGCTCGCGTTCTACCCATTCAATGCGATTATGTCGGTTGGTGGCTTATGAAGGTGCATAAACGCGCGATTAGCTCCTCAGGAGTCCTCGTTTCGCACTCCCATACTGTCAAAACGCGCCAGCCTTCTTTGAGGAGATGCGCCTCATTGCGACGATCTCTAGCCTGATTTTGCCGAAACTTGATCTGCCAGAATTCAACTCGGGTCTTAGGCATCGTTGCTTTTGAACAGCCATCGTGCCGGTGCCAGAAGCAACCGTGCACGAAGATTGCTACGCCGTACCGGGGCAACACTAGATCAGGCGTTCCCGCCATCCCTTTACGATGGAGGCGAAAACGGTAGCCGGCACCATGCAAAGCGCGTCGAACGGCCATTTCTGGTTTCGTGTTCGCGCGCCGAACGGCGCGCATAATTTTGCTTCGGATCGGGTCGATCACCGCCACGCTTCATCACCGGATTTATTTAGCTTTGGCCGCAGACCTGGCTTTGGCCTTCGTGGCTGGGCTCGGTAGGGCTCGGATTGGCGCGGCAGCGGGGAGAGCTTTTGGCGGCGGGGTAAAGTCGTCAATCGCTTCAAAGACACCCCACAGCTTGTCGACTTTGACATGTGCTTCCAAATAGTCGGCGTAGGCCTGTTGAGCATTAGTTAGCAGTTCGTCGTAGAAAACGATCCTTGCATCCACCGTTTTCAACGTATCGGCAACTCCCTTGGCCCCGGTGGCTTCCTTGTATTCCGGCGGCTCCTTGCCGAGCAGGCATATGATCTCGATGGGCCAGCCTTTGAACGCGGTCTTATCCAGGATCTTTCTTGCGCCATCACGATACTTCCGAATTTGCGCCATAAGCTCGTCGACCGGCACCACCACCGAGGCGCGTTTGAGTTCCACGATGATATGCTTCCCGTTGGCGGTCCGATATCCAATATCGATCCGACCGGCCTTGGCCGCGCCCTTGAGGCTCTTGGTATTGTCTTCAAGAAATTTTTCGACGAGCGTTTCAGCATGTTCGGTTCCTTTGGTCCGTTCCCAAGACGGATCCAACAGCCACAAGTGCTCGAAGATGTAATCGCGTAGGACGAGCTCCTTGTCGTTTGCCTTCAGCTTATTCTGGAGGGCGGTGATAATACCCACTCGAAGCTTCACAATCTGGCCGTAGTAACTCAGCTCCAGGTCATCGATGTTCTCGAAAATCGCGAGAATCTCGTCAAGATTCTCGTCTTTTATGTTGTCGAGGCGGTCTAACTCTTCCTTGCGACGATAGCTTTCGAAGGCGAGGATCGAAGCCTTCAATAGCTCCTTTTTTTCCTCGTCATTGTTCGAACGGATGGTGTTGAGCCTCCCGATCCAGCGCTCGGCTCTCTTCTTTGTTTCGCCCTGCAAATTTGCTAGCCAAGCAGAAACCGCAGGAACGGTGGCCGCAGCTTTCGCGCCATCGGTACGCCGCCAGTCGCTCCACTTGCCGGCAATGTACCGCAGTTCGGACAAAATTATCCTTCTCAGCGCTTCGAACCGCGGATCATCCTGCTTGAGTGCTTGTCGACTGCTTGTTGCGATATCCCCGTCCGTATCGAGATCAAGTTGCTCACAATGCAGCTCGCCGATGATGTAATCAGCGTAAATTTCCTTCTGGCCGAATTCGTCCAGCACATCCTCTTGAGCGAGCTTTCCGCGCATAAAAATTGCGATGCGATTGAGATTGTCGCCTTCTTCGTCCTTTAGCTGATCCGGCTTTGCGACCGTCCCGATCCAGCCAGTCAAGGTCAGCCCCGCCTTTTTCAGCTCCGCATTCACTGCCGTCAGCCTTGCCTCAGCACTGCGCTCAAGATGCTTACAGGTTTTCGTAAATGCCGACTGATCACCGTAGGTCCAGAGGTATTGTACGACGTTGTGGTAAGCACGGTCTTCCGGTCCGATTTTATGACCATCAACGGACACGTCAAAGTTGCTTTTGGAGCCAATGACCGAGAAGCGGCGCGCGACGCGGCGACGGAGCCCTTCAGCAGTCATTCCTGAAAGTGATTTTGATGTTTTGGACAAAACGATACGGGTTCCGGCT
It includes:
- a CDS encoding arginase family protein, translating into MDPSLRWDDGFVVALRGSPLAGTAPHPKRLRLMPKRQTFIDLPEADFDNLDGAKVVVFGASEGSPYVAGEPSHSTDGPTTLRKASAQFGKSLGQYDFDLDATMFPDIKNGDTRGCVDAGDVPTNAWDAAQNRARITAATRKVLDAGAVPILLGGDDSVPIPMLAAYDGHGPLTILQVDAHVDWADVLQGNPYGYGSTMRRAAEYPWVADMVQVGIRGLGSGESWQHDDARAWGSQLVSSYRLHEAGPAAVTDLIEPRAKVFISIDCDGIDPAVLPAVNMPTPGGLTYEDMIRILRGVAAKADIVGLAMVEYVPARDDRHLLSGLVAARIAAVTMGLVL
- a CDS encoding ImmA/IrrE family metallo-endopeptidase, producing MAREIYNAAWKMSTDPIFRLELAPVDPDRTPLLCALSVIAAGETVWPVAGEADCSVEVPIDDIFAHLAEFWKPLLLRQTYPFALAPARPNSLVTSAENHWANAPQEQVDEEATELDHFEEAHNLALAFGGLFDLPPLWLVREGDEMLCDTGRSLTRLPFAAVLRELTAVGDKIAEQLVAVNSDKWQPIVDVWKARDTASEVSLVAWSASIDSNVAAELISNGLIEAPKSFAQAANDDDELLIAARVAGALPTEQIVQILEVARGFSRHEAPKLDAISSEAMYHLGGLKGLEPFAEGEALANFVREKLDIGPSETVDIFGCADYLGIEVRIEAVGPGTFDGLAIAGSRFGPGAFINRNSGRVRDKNSSDLSVNPGARVTLAHELCHLLIDRSHPLSAVEVLRSRMPSKVESRARAFAGEFLLPSATAAKIWNEVGSPIEQEALEAVLQRLADTYGVSFSVASRKVQHGARWGLESGGSEHFRQLRAALDSLALYR
- a CDS encoding ligase-associated DNA damage response exonuclease; its protein translation is MARLGSWIEPHPHGLYVPAADAWIDPSTPQARALVTHGHADHARGGHGAVLATPETLAIMDCRYGPQNGQPVAYGESLKVGDVEVSFVPAGHVLGSAQIILEHKGERIVVSGDYKRRPDPTCAPFEPVPCDIFITEATFGLPVFRHPDTGSEIDRLLEALHANPERCVLVGAYALGKAQRVIMELRGRNYHEPIYLHGALQRLCDLYQEWGVELGPLLPATGRKAAEMKGAIVLAPPGALNDRWSRRLPDPITAMASGWMGVRQRARQRNVELPLIVSDHADWDELTATIQEIAPSEVWVTHGREEALVHWCMTRQIKARALALAHYEDEDD
- a CDS encoding ligase-associated DNA damage response DEXH box helicase; amino-acid sequence: MNLPPPITAWFAARGWAPRRYQLEMLDAAAAGRHALLVAPTGAGKTLAGFLPSLVELIERPTTGLHTLYVSPLKALAIDVQRNLMDPIAEMGLDIRVETRTGDTPSDRKARQRVKPPQMLLTTPESLSLLLSHKDSATLFENLSTIIVDEVHAFANGKRGDLLSLCMARLQALAPGLRRVALSATIADPDAYRAWLAPGGDIDAVTQVDGDPGAEPNLHILIPQDRIPWSGHSGRYAAQQVMAEIETHRTTIIFCNTRSLAELIFQDLWTVNAMTLPIGIHHGSLSIEARRKVEGAMAAGRLRALVATASLDLGVDWGDVDLVIQMGAPKGASRLTQRIGRANHRLEEPSEAVIVPGNRFEYLEARAALDAIEDRELDNDVFRSGSLDVLAQHVMACACAAPFQEADLLSEINDALPYSALSPELFGRVLDYIATGGYALKAYDRFRRLTKDADGMWRVSHPRFVEQHRLNAGIIVEATMLNVRFKNGRSLGKVEEGFAATLRPGDTFFFAGLSVEVERQDGEDLFVHATKKPARIPTYGGARMPISTNLADRVRRYFADPSQWPRFPDDVRDWLEMQGRRSALPRPDQLLIETFPREGRHYMVVYSFEGWNAHQSLGMLVTRRMETAGLKPIGFVASDYAIATYSLEPVTDPAALFNRDILEDEFVDWVQQSSLLKRAFREVAVIGGLVERQHPGKRKTGRQVTFSTDLIYDVLRKYEPDHLLMRAAWEDARAKMTDVGRLADLLDRAAGTMLHVQLEKVSPLAVPVLVLIGRERVTQDNTEDALLIEAEALAAEAMTE
- a CDS encoding hemolysin family protein produces the protein MLAVQPMPLHPFPWFSLAILIALILVNAAFAMSELAIVSSRKPRLEAMARRGRKGARVALDLAADPGKFLSTVQTGITLTAVISGAFSGAALGSPVAERLETFGLGHEAAEHWGFGLVIVATTYLSLVVGELVPKQIALTAPEPIAVFASRPMLWLSRAAAPFVWLLEHSSALLIRLMGLHRKRDSQVTAEELHLVVAEASTAGVIEENERAIISGVVRLADRPVREVMTPRTEVEWIDLDDDEPLPAQLPHSRMPVGRGSVEELVGVIQAKELLAVVMAGQPIDLLALMRPAPVVSDQMDAMNALEVLREADVPMAFVHDEYGHFDGLVTPADLLAAIAGAFVSDQDDDTDPPLVEREDGSWLASGSLPADTLAERLCINLPEDRDYATAAGFVLSVLKHLPTVGESFEEGGWRFEVVDMDGRKIDKLLVSQIGR
- a CDS encoding very short patch repair endonuclease, whose product is MRAVRRANTKPEMAVRRALHGAGYRFRLHRKGMAGTPDLVLPRYGVAIFVHGCFWHRHDGCSKATMPKTRVEFWQIKFRQNQARDRRNEAHLLKEGWRVLTVWECETRTPEELIARLCTFISHQPT
- the purD gene encoding phosphoribosylamine--glycine ligase, which codes for MKVLLIGSGGREHALAWKLAQSPRLSKLFATPGNPGIAQHAELVDVAPHNIVGFAREENIGLVVIGPEQPLVEGMADELRADGVLVFGPSAAAARLEGSKGFTKDLCRRANIPTADYERFDDAAAAKAALPRFGLPVVIKADGLAAGKGVVIPMTAAEAEAAIDDMFGGGFGSAGAEVVIEEFMAGEEASFFALTDGKTIVPFGSAQDHKRVGGGDTGPNTGGMGAYSPASILTPELEAQVMERIIRPTVDTMAAEGNPYSGVLYAGLMLTADGPKLIEYNCRFGDPETQVLMARFDGDLVTLLADVAEGRLGEITPPVLADRAALTVVIAADGYPGTPAKGGVIAGIDRAEHTGARVFQAGTALADGQLVAAGGRVLAVTATGRTVAAAQIAAYAAVDAIDFPTGFCRRDIGWREVEREAGRVA